The genomic stretch GGAGCAGAAATGATGACCCTCTTGGCCCCACCCTTCAAGtgagccccagccttctccatggtGGTAAAGACCTCAGTGGACTCCACAACATACTCAGCACCAGCATCACCTCATTTGATGTTGGCAGGATCTGGCTCCTGGAAGATGGAGATGGACGTTCTGTTGATAAGTATCCTGTGCTCAGCCTTGACTATGCCATTGAATTTGCCATGGCTGGAATCATACCGGAACATGTAGATCATGCAGTTGAGGTCGATGAAAGGGTCATTTATGGCAACAATATCCACTTCATCAGagttggggtgcctaggtggctcagtcagttaagtgtccaactcttgatctcagctaaggtcttgatctcagggtcctgagttcaagccctgcattgggctccacacccaacttaaaaaaaaaaaatccattttgccAGAGTCAAAAGCAGCCCTGGTGACCAGGCACTCAATATGACCAAATCCGTTTACTCCAACCTTTACCATCATGTCTCTGGGACATGGCTGTCACTGCTGCCTGTCAAATGGTAAGGAACAGAGAGCCAGGAAATCTCCTTTTGTAAGGGTGTCCTCTCTGTCCCAGGAAGAGATGATTGTAATTCTAtagaaactcttatcaatggGGAAGACACCAGCTTAAATTTGCATAACAtacccttgtttactgtgcttttctgGGTAACCTCCCATAAGTGGTCTGGCTCCTGCTCCCTCCAAcacatttcttttgtcttttttttttttttaagattttattcatgtatttgagagcaagagagagcacaagcatggggaggggcagagggacaagcagacctccccgctgagtggggagcccgatgcccaaccctgagaccatggacctgagccgaagtcagactctaaaccaactgagccacccaggtgctcctcatttcttttgtctttagctggagatggtatttaaggtggtggcttggACCATTtcagggagttactcagttttcctgggtgtCTCCCATGTGTAGAAGAGGTATACAtattattaaacttctgtttgtttttctcctgttaatctttttATTACATGGGGGTCTCAAGCAAGAATCTaaaagggtagagggaaaattatttttcctcccttataAGACCGAAACAAACAAACGGTATAAATGCCCCAATTAACCGCCCACCACTCAGTTGCAGGGAGGACAGGATAGTACTAAGGCTGTGCCAGTGCCCCTGCTAGCCACCTCTCTCCCATCATTCTAGCAACTCCTGCCATCCCAATGCCACTTGAAGTCTCCCTGGACTGATCTGAGATAAACACTCAGTGTTCTTACTTGCAAGCAATCGAAACTGACTACCCACGTAGAAAGGGGGCTTGTTGAAATGACAGGAGGTCCCTGCAGAATCAGCAGGAAACCAAAGACCCAGATTAGGGAATGGGCAGGTACCACAGGGGCTCCAAGGGCTGGGTGCAAGGGTCCGGAAATGATTGTGACCCTCCCTTCAACTTTACCTTTCCTTCCATATTCAAAGTTGTGGGTAGGAACTCACCCCGTCTGTCTCCAGTGTGGGAAGTGAGGCATAGGCAGCACCCTTCCTTCTGTTACATGTGCCTGCAAGGGGGTTTCCCCACCAAAGGTAAGAGGGATAGTTACAGGACTGATCCTCAAAATTCAAACACCCTACATATGGCCTCTCCCCATTCAGTCTGAATGCCAAGCTGTAACAAGTGTTTCCAAATTGAAGACTAAACCCGATGACTAGAGAGGAGAAGCCAGCTGGTCAGAAATGGTGCTgagggatggggcacctgggtggctcagtcagtaaagtgcctttggctcaggtcatgatctcagggtcctgggacggagccccacattgggctctctgctccctctcactctccctctgtgctctctctctcaaataaataaataaaatcttaaaggaaggaaggaaggaaggaaggaaggaaggaaggaaggaaggaaggaaggaagggagggaggaagggagaaagaaagaaagaaagaaagaaagaaagaaagaaagaaagaaagaaagaaagaaaggaaggaagaaagggtgTTGAAGGTAATGAGGAAAGAGGCTTCCTACTGGCCAGTGAGTGCAAGCTTGTGCTCTGCCCAGGCAAGGAGTGAACATTAGTTAAGCACCTACTAGGTACCAGACACCGATTAGGCATCTTACATGCCTATCTCCTTTGATCTTCTCACCAACCCTAAAAAGTCAGTATGATTACGTTTATAAGGGGGAAAATAGAGGGGTTAGGCAAACTACCTGAGCTCTTGCAACCTGTTTAAGTGGTAAGGCCCTTCAAGATCCTTCTGGCTGGACTAAGAATCATTTGACACGAGACAGATTAACAgagaaaaaatcaaatttcattttgtatttaggGGGAGTCATACAGACATGTAAATGCCAAAGACAGTCAAACAAAACGAGGTATGTATGTCTTTCTGAACTGAGGAGAAGGGGGTAAGAGTCTAAGACTTTACAGGGAAGGAATGAAAttctcaggaaaatgaaaaagagtgcATGtctggtaaacaaatgtttgggCGACTCAGAAACAGTGGGACGTGgaggactttgatcaaacagACCTCGCCAGGCTCCTCCCCGTCTACCATACCCGGTTCATATCATAATGTAGTTAACTGTGTTGACAGCTCTCTTCCTGGAAGAGCCTCTATCTAAATTCATATTAGGCAGTTGAGGAgaagtaaagagcttttcctgaatctgctgagTCCAGAAGTCAAGCCCAGTACCTAGGATGGGTGACAGAACGTGGGGAGGAGCCCAGCTTTTCCCCTAGACTACGCCAAATCCCAGTACTTGGGGCAGGAGGAGTCTAAGCAGAGCCAGAGACATCAGGACCGTCTCAGATCCCTAAGCACAGTCAATGCTCAGAGGGCAGTAGACAGACTGGAACACTTACTCAGCTCTTGAGTCAGCTGGATTGACAATTCCCCAGGACAACCGTGGGCTGGAAGAGGCTTGTGTCACCAGCTAGCGTTTGTCCAAACCCTAATGGGGTTCGGGGAATGCCCAAACCTGTCCTACGATGTTTGTCCTGAATGCCCAGGATAGCAGGAACCTAGCAGAGAAGCCCAGGTCTGAGCAAACAGCCCCCATAGTGCCTTCAGTGTCCAGGTAATCTACTTCTAGTTACCTGAGCGGCAGCCTCTCCATCCCCGTAGAGAGCCCGGGGCTGGAGTTACAGAATCCCACAAGAGACAGCTatggagagaatgggggagggctTGAGTGCCCCCCAAGAGGAGCAGATCAACCCCAGATCATTTCATAGATGGCTGCTTTAGGACCTGCTCACAACCTAAATCCAAACAGGTGTATTTCAAGGACTGGTCACTGGGTGTCACGGCTGTTCCCTAGGCATGTGCCCTCATCTGTGAGCTAATGCTGGGGCATGCTAGAAAGAGAAATTCCTTCTCTGAAAATTCGTTTACAGGCCTGACATCTTCTGTGTCTTCTATGAACCCCACAACATCCACCCCCCTCTCATCCCCTGTCCCTCCTGGCTGGCCTGGATGGCACCGTCCATCATGGAGTTGCTccctggcctctctctccctcctagcTCCGAGCAAACACCAGCAGCTGGAGAAGGTCACACGGCAAGATTGGCCTTGCTGTTGGTTCGTGATCACAGACCGTAAACAGCATTCATTGCTGGCGAGCCATCTGTCCACGGGGATCCAAGTCTCACTCTCCTACTCCCTTAGACAACGACTTCATATTGTCAACCCTCCCACATCCCTATTGCACTCTCACTGGcttctttctaaaagaaaaagaaaaaggtactgACTTCCTCATCCCTTCACCATGAAATGTCGACACTTGCCAGGTTTGTACacaccctctcctcttcctcttctgcctgaATCCACCCCCCTTTTCTCAAGATCCTGgatcctttgtctttttctacCTTCTTCTGACGTACTATCTTAGTCTGTCCTGCCGAATTCCCGTCAGCAAACAACTGAGCTCATCTTAAATAGCTCTCTCTGCATACCAAGTGATTCTGGCTACCAGCCTATGTCTCTGTTCCCTTTCAGCACTAAATTTCTCCTTTTGTCCCAACACCATCTGAAAAGCTATCTCTACTGACTACCTCCATTCACTCTTTTGCCTGCTCAAATCTGCCAATGCCTGCCTTGCCCCGGAGAGTTGACTTCTCAAGGTCACTGTGATCTCCATGTCTCCAAATGCAGTGAATGTCCACGTCTCCTTTTAACACTCTCCCCAGGATGGTGCACAGCAGACCGGACCACTGTCTCTCCTCTTGGCTTCCATAGCACCACCCTCTTCTGATTTCTCAGCTCTCTCCTCCTTGGTGTGTCCATTCTTCACCATTGGATTCTAAATACTAGAATTTCTTTAACCTCGGTTCTGAAAATCTCCTGTCTTCCATTTTACCCCATCTTTCTAGGTGATCACACCCGTTCCTGGTGATTATATACATACCACCTTTTATGCTAATGATGCCCAAATTTGTATCTTTGGCCCACTCCTTTCTATTTGGCATCTCTGTTTGCAGGTTTCACTGGTATTGAAAACATAACGTGTCCAGAATGGAATTCTCAATTGTCACCTCTCCCAGAACACCTGTCCTTCCTCCAGTCTTCTCCATCTCTGCAGCCGGGAACACTGTCCACTGCACTGCTCAAGCCCCAAATGAGGGGGCATCACTGTTTCCTCACTGCTCACATCCATCCTGTTAGCAAATCGTATCGATTCTATCTCAGATTCACTTCAGATCTCTTCACTTCTCCCCATCTGGACTACCACCCACACTCATGCAGGCCACCGTCATCTCTCTACCAAACctatacaaaatatttctaactaATCTTCCTATAGGCACACTCTTCAATCTGTTCTTGACCTAGCAGcagcagtgatggaaatgttctgtacctTAGTCTTATCTTGAGGTGTGTTCAGATTTGCACACTTTACTGTAGGATAAAcctcaactaaaaaaaaattaaaaatgaacaagacaTCAATTCCCCAGTTAAAACCCTTCAGTAGCTTCACACTGTCTTTGGAATGAAATCAACGATGCAGTTCTTGGCCCCAGCCTTTTCCTCCAACCTCATCTCTTACTGTACTTCTCCCTTGCTTGCTAGAACTCAGCTGCCCTGGCTTTCATTTGGTTTTTCCTAACAAGCTAAAGCTTTCCtgcctgcctcaggacctttgctcaGGCTGTTCCCTCAGCCCAGAATCTTTTGCCATGCTTCGCACCTTTCTTCCTTCATATCACCTACCCAGGCTTACCCAGACCACCACATCTAAAATGCATCAGCCCATTTATTCTTCCTGCTCTtacattattttatctttataatgctactgttgtatttttataatgctactattgttatttttataatgctACAATGTTTTTCCACTCTTGGAACCAGCTTCTACATTTGATAGACCTTCATTACACCCATGCTATTATGCTAAGTGCTATATAGATAATCAACACCATGAGTCTTCTactcaaagaacaaaaaaatcccccccccttttttttgttgttcttttaaatCTAAGtagaagtgctttttaaaaaaaaaaaaaaatcatcagttcATTCCAGTgcagcaggctccatcccagggctgAAGATGGTGAGTACATGGTATGCTGGGGTGAGTTGTGTCCTCCAAAAAGACAATGGGTAAGTTCAAATGGGAGAAGCATGCCTCAGAAAAACTTTAAAGCCATAAACAACAAGCATTACACACACAAGAGAAaatgcctttctttccttttttagtttttttttttttttttttttttacagattaagTCAGAGGCTAAAAACACAGGACCCAGAGACCAGGTATATAGCACCAAGACTCCTGTTGCAACAGGTATCTATCAGATACCTTGTCTTCCAATTCAGTCCTCTGACCTGTCTGATTATTTTTGACAAGTGCAACCATTTCAACAACAGAGCCATTCAGAACACTTTATTTATACAAAAGCTCTTCCTAAAGGATCTCTGCTTCACCGCTCTGAGGATCTCTCTGCTGGTGACAGCTCTTCTGTGGTTGTAGAAGGACAGTCTGACTGCTTCCAGGCTAACCCATTCCAGCAGCCAATCCTCCAGAGAACCCAGTGCATCCAAGATCCAGGAGCATCCACTGAAGTCTGGGTGAGTCTGGGACAGAAACGGCACAAGGGTAAGACAGAGAAGTGAAGGCTTCCCAAAGCAAGCAATTTATGGTCTAACGCAGCACCCATCCCTTCCATGGAGTGGTGCACACGTGGAGCCACACGATGCCCCCGGAGGTACGACGGTAAGAATGTGATGAAAGAAATCAGGCCATTGTACCTATCAACTGTCTAAGgaagcctggggagggggaatTTGTAGCTGGTGAGAAAGATCGCCCTTATCTGTGGAATACAGACTAACTCTGGTCACTTAAATTTCGTGCCTCGATTTTTCCGAACAGAAGTGGAGTTAACGTCCAACACTTttggaagacagaaaatataatgTTAGAGTAGATGTGCACACTCTGTATTTCACCTTAGTGGGCATTTTGTTTTAACACTTCTCAATTTGCGGCCTTACATCCTTGCACCAACACCATCTCTAGCCATGCTGGGAAAACTCGCTCTTCCTCAAATGTGTCCCTCTCGTTTCCGGTCTCCACGCCATGGTTGATCTGTCACCCCTTCCTACCATGCCCACACCCAACCCCACCTTTCACATCCTATCCGCCCTTGAAGGTTCTTCCCCAGGTGTCCCCTCTGGCTTATCTGTGTTCCACACAACCTCCCGCTGAGGACCAGAGCTCTGTGTGTTCTCAGAACCTATATCACACGCTGCCTTGTGTCATTAACAACCTCGTCTAAAGTTAGAGAGGCAGCTGGAATAATCGGAAGAACGCTGCCCTGAGAATCAGCCACCCAGAGCTCTAATCCTAGCTCTGTGAGGGTATGAGATGTCATGTAAGCAAGTAATAATCTCAtactggacctcagtttctcttttataaaaggaAAGCCTTGAAGCGGGATTTGAAAATTTCCTCCTGGTTCTATTCACGAGTATTTCCTCAATGCGCCCATCCCGCAGGACTGTGAGCCCCTTTATGATAGAGACCACATCGTTTCCATCTGAGCTTCCCCAGCACACCTGGCTTGCACAGAGACAATACGTTTATCCAGCCAGCATCTTGTTTTATCCTCACAGCGCCATGAGCGGCTGACCCAAGGCAC from Ursus arctos isolate Adak ecotype North America unplaced genomic scaffold, UrsArc2.0 scaffold_24, whole genome shotgun sequence encodes the following:
- the LOC113268985 gene encoding histone H2A.N gives rise to the protein MYCICLHDPRFPKKRTTLYIPAKAKYECANSALRQKRKKKEVYFSYMGKILKQTHPDFSGCSWILDALGSLEDWLLEWVSLEAVRLSFYNHRRAVTSREILRAVKQRSFRKSFCINKVF